DNA sequence from the Nitrospinota bacterium genome:
GAGGGTTTGTAAGAAATGTGGTGAGGAGTTAGATAAGGTATAATTTTTTAAGGAGTAGTTGTGGCACGGTTAAAAGAAATATATAAAGAAAAGATCATCTCTGGGCTTATGAAGGAGTTCAGTTATAAGAATGTTATGCAGGTACCCAAGCTAGAAAAGATAGTGGTAAATATGGGATTAGGTGAGGCGGTTCAGGATGCAAAAGTTCTTGATCATGCTGTGGAGGAAATGATGAGTATAACAGGACAAAGACCTGTGATAACAAAAGCAAAAAAATCTATTTCTAATTTTAAATTAAGGGCAGGGATGCAAATCGGCTGTAAAGCGACGCTCAGAAAAGAGAGAATGTATGAATTCTTTGATCGCCTT
Encoded proteins:
- the rplE gene encoding 50S ribosomal protein L5, which encodes MARLKEIYKEKIISGLMKEFSYKNVMQVPKLEKIVVNMGLGEAVQDAKVLDHAVEEMMSITGQRPVITKAKKSISNFKLRAGMQIGCKATLRKERMYEFFDRLVNIALPRIRDFKGVSDKGFDGRGNYSLGIREQIIFPEINYDKINKIQGMGIVIVTTAKTDEEGKALLRFLGIPFRN